One Cupriavidus oxalaticus genomic region harbors:
- a CDS encoding type II toxin-antitoxin system mRNA interferase toxin, RelE/StbE family, producing the protein MRMIELTSQFRRDYKRELKGPYRSALRDCRDCHVRPDLLLIYRKPDAVTLQWIRLGSHSEPGF; encoded by the coding sequence ATGAGGATGATTGAACTGACGAGCCAGTTCAGACGAGACTACAAACGCGAATTGAAAGGCCCATACCGGTCGGCGTTGCGGGACTGCCGGGACTGCCACGTCAGGCCGGATCTCCTGCTGATTTATCGGAAACCGGACGCCGTGACTCTTCAGTGGATCCGGCTGGGCTCGCACAGCGAACCGGGCTTTTGA
- a CDS encoding lysozyme inhibitor LprI family protein, which yields MRKRHRLFFLALLGALAAPAAGAASFDCGKARLSDEIAICANRSLNDKDVELATKYKLLSGLFAMGVRGTMQDEQRAWLRQRRQCGRNVECLKQRYNERLGELDRVYEGIQKPL from the coding sequence ATGCGTAAGCGCCACCGTCTATTCTTCCTGGCCCTGCTGGGCGCCCTTGCCGCGCCGGCCGCCGGCGCCGCCAGCTTCGACTGCGGCAAGGCGCGCCTGTCCGATGAGATCGCCATCTGTGCAAACCGCTCGCTCAACGACAAGGACGTGGAACTGGCCACCAAGTACAAGCTGCTCAGCGGCCTGTTCGCCATGGGCGTGCGCGGCACCATGCAGGACGAGCAGCGCGCCTGGCTCAGGCAGCGGCGCCAGTGCGGGCGCAATGTCGAATGCCTGAAGCAGCGGTACAACGAGCGGCTGGGGGAGCTGGACAGGGTTTATGAGGGGATTCAGAAGCCGTTGTAG
- a CDS encoding type II toxin-antitoxin system RelB/DinJ family antitoxin produces MPASTFVRARIDQQIKEEAAAVLEAMGLTVSDAIRMLLTRIALEQALPSGLITPNPATIAALKEARTGGLRKFGSVAALMADLNDEDD; encoded by the coding sequence ATGCCCGCCTCGACTTTCGTTCGCGCCCGGATCGATCAGCAAATCAAGGAAGAGGCCGCGGCCGTGCTGGAAGCAATGGGTTTGACCGTTTCCGACGCCATCCGCATGCTGTTGACCCGCATCGCGCTGGAGCAGGCTTTGCCTTCGGGGCTGATAACTCCGAACCCTGCAACCATTGCCGCGCTGAAAGAAGCGCGGACCGGCGGCCTGCGCAAATTCGGGTCCGTGGCGGCGTTGATGGCGGATCTCAACGATGAGGATGATTGA